One segment of Chionomys nivalis chromosome 1, mChiNiv1.1, whole genome shotgun sequence DNA contains the following:
- the LOC130884782 gene encoding 40S ribosomal protein S25, whose protein sequence is MPPKDDKKKKDAGKSAKKDKDPVNKSGGKAKKKKWSKGKVRDKLNNLVLFDKATYDKLCKEVPNYKLITPAVVSERLKIRGSLARAALQELLSKGLIKLVSKHRAQVIYTRNTKGGDAPAAGEDA, encoded by the coding sequence ATGCCGCCCAAGgatgacaagaagaagaaagatgccggAAAGTCGgccaaaaaagacaaagacccagtaAATAAGTCCGGTGGCAAGGCCAAAAAGAAGAAGTGGTCCAAAGGCAAAGTTCGGGACAAGCTCAACAATCTAGTCCTGTTTGACAAGGCTACATACGACAAACTCTGTAAGGAAGTTCCCAACTATAAACTTATTACTCCAGCCGTGGTCTCTGAGAGACTGAAGATTCGTGGTTCCTTGGCCAGGGCAGCTCTTCAGGAGCTCCTTAGTAAAGGGCTTATCAAGCTGGTTTCAAAGCACAGAGCCCAAGTAATTTACACCAGAAACACAAAGGGTGGAGATGCCCCAGCTGCTGGTGAAGATGCATGA
- the Msgn1 gene encoding mesogenin-1, with the protein MDNLGETFLNLEDGLDSSDTVGLLASWDWKSGARPLELRQASPTQSLSPVPSLESYSGVSLPCGHGGASTGGSDGYSSHGAGGLVELDYSMLAFQPAYLQAAGGFKGQKGSKVKMSVQRRRKASEREKLRMRTLADALHTLRNYLPPVYSQRGQPLTKIQTLKYTIKYIAELTDLLNGGGREPRPQSV; encoded by the coding sequence ATGGACAACCTGGGAGAGACTTTCCTCAACCTGGAAGATGGCCTGGATTCTTCTGACACCGTTGGCCTGTTGGCTTCCTGGGACTGGAAAAGCGGAGCCAGGCCCTTGGAGCTGCGTCAGGCATCCCCCACTCAGAGCCTCTCCCCAGTTCCTTCTCTGGAGTCCTACTCTGGGGTCTCCTTGCCATGTGGGCACGGTGGGGCCAGCACAGGAGGCAGCGATGGCTACAGCAGCCACGGGGCTGGTGGCCTGGTAGAGCTGGATTACAGCATGTTAGCTTTCCAACCTGCCTACCTACAAGCCGCTGGTGGCTTCAAAGGTCAGAAGGGCAGCAAAGTCAAGATGTCTGTCCAGCGGAGACGCAAGGCCAGCGAGAGAGAGAAACTCAGGATGCGGACCTTGGCAGACGCCCTCCACACACTCCGGAATTACCTGCCCCCTGTCTACAGCCAGAGAGGCCAGCCGCTCACCAAGATCCAGACTCTCAAGTACACCATCAAGTACATTGCAGAACTCACAGACCTCCTCAATGGCGGTGGGAGAGAGCCCAGGCCCCAGAGCGTGTGA